In the genome of Massilibacillus massiliensis, one region contains:
- a CDS encoding FadR/GntR family transcriptional regulator, translating to MSRKAHEPSMAELTANRIIEYITSNKMMPGDKMPTENEMLKYLGVGRSTLREAFKIMSARNILDIRQGSGAFVSHKCGIPDDPLGLTFIYNDDRLALDLLDVRALIEPQAAMLAALHATPKQRIQLEKQCLVVEALIKEQQVYQEEDIELHKLIAEASRNNVISNLSYIINTSIKRNIIATADSLRDNNTLVYHRKTIDAIINGDPISASNSMMIHISLLREYIADKLKKAGTREAASMETQEIS from the coding sequence ATGAGTAGAAAAGCACATGAACCGTCTATGGCGGAACTAACAGCGAATAGAATTATAGAATACATAACTTCAAATAAAATGATGCCTGGCGATAAAATGCCGACGGAAAATGAAATGCTAAAATATTTGGGCGTCGGACGGTCGACTTTACGCGAGGCTTTTAAAATCATGAGTGCGCGTAATATCTTGGATATCAGACAGGGGTCGGGGGCATTCGTTTCTCATAAATGCGGAATTCCCGATGATCCACTGGGGCTTACTTTTATTTATAACGATGATCGTTTAGCTTTGGATTTACTCGATGTCAGAGCTTTAATCGAACCACAGGCAGCTATGCTTGCGGCCTTGCATGCTACGCCTAAGCAGCGAATACAATTGGAAAAACAATGTTTGGTCGTAGAAGCACTGATCAAAGAACAACAAGTTTATCAAGAAGAAGATATTGAGTTACATAAATTGATCGCAGAAGCGAGCAGGAATAATGTGATTAGTAATTTATCCTATATCATCAATACATCAATCAAGAGAAATATTATTGCCACGGCAGATTCGCTGCGTGATAATAATACACTGGTTTATCATCGAAAAACGATCGATGCCATTATAAATGGCGATCCAATCAGTGCATCCAATTCTATGATGATACACATAAGTCTCTTGCGTGAATATATCGCTGATAAACTAAAAAAAGCGGGAACAAGGGAAGCTGCATCGATGGAAACACAGGAGATTTCATAG
- a CDS encoding VOC family protein, translating to MNRMNIVCLGVRNMEKSIRFYRDGLGFQTDEKGVNPEVVFFSTSGTKLELYPLELLAKDIDAKNPPEIASGFGGITLAYNAKNKEEVHTIIELARKSGAKIVKEPEDVFWGGYHAYFSDPDGYYWEVAWGPDFTFDENDMLQL from the coding sequence ATGAATAGAATGAATATCGTTTGTCTTGGCGTAAGAAATATGGAAAAATCAATTCGATTTTATCGGGATGGTCTGGGATTCCAAACGGATGAAAAAGGCGTAAATCCTGAAGTTGTATTTTTTAGTACATCGGGGACTAAGCTTGAGCTGTACCCATTGGAACTGTTGGCAAAAGATATTGATGCCAAGAATCCCCCTGAAATTGCCAGTGGTTTCGGAGGAATTACGCTTGCCTACAATGCTAAAAATAAAGAAGAAGTTCATACAATTATTGAATTGGCGAGAAAATCGGGCGCAAAGATTGTAAAAGAACCAGAAGATGTTTTCTGGGGTGGATATCATGCTTATTTTTCTGATCCGGATGGGTACTATTGGGAAGTTGCATGGGGACCAGATTTTACTTTTGATGAAAATGATATGCTGCAATTGTAG